aatgacttatattttcagaattttcttttaaataataaaaaaaattataaagataTTCAAATAGTAAGTACACCACTTAATATGATTTAAATGTTACATCATTGCCTctctatatctaaatgttataatttttattaattgatattttttattaatccaattaaaaaaattaatagattaatattttaataattttaaaattatttttttattaatctgattaaattaaaaaattaatagtctatatttttaaattttcatttaagcaattaaaaaaaatttaaaagagtcAAATTGTGAATATCATACACATCATTGGCCACTCTTAGATCCAAGGATGTAAACATCCGTCACCTGATAGAAGGACGTACTGTAGAGCTCCTTTGCTTACTCATGCAATTTGTTCCTTTCATAGGAAGTGCAAATGACAATCTGCATTGTTATTGCTTTCACCATAATTGatgcatcattttcatttttctccTTTTTATGCCACACTAATTACAGGGCTAATATTACCTAGCCAGTTTGATCTAATGGCCGAAGACATTATTGACTTAGCAAATTCAGGTTTAAATCCCAATTCCCCTATTCAAAATTACAGGCTAATATTAAGGTTCTCATTATAGTAATTATTAGTAATGCAAGTGAGGCTCTAATTTTGCCTAAAACTTTTATACTAAAGCAAGCAATTTTGCCATGCATCACCAGCACCAATCTACAAATTCGATGATTTATTTATATACAGTTAGATAATTTTTAATAGGATGATTGGTTTCATTGTACCTTTGTACACAGATTTAATGCGAGTGACCTTCTAGAGAGGAGCAGGAATGGAAGAATAGTGTTTGCTGGAGACTCCATTGCAAGAAACCAATGGGAGTCCTTCCTATGCATGTTAGGCCAAGGAGTTCATAACAAGTCAACCATATATGAAGAACATGGAAAACCCATAACTAAACACAAGGGCTTCCTCTCTATGCGTTTCAGTGAATACAATCTCACAGTTGAATACTACAGAGTACCCTTTCTTGTGGTCGTCGGTCGGCCTACACTTAATTCTTCTACTGAAGTCAAAATGACCATTAAGGTCGACCGAATGCATTGGTTCTCCAGAAAGTGGGTCGGAGCAGATATTTTGGTTTTCAGTGGAGGCCATTGGTGGAATGAAGATAAAACTGTCAAGATGTATGATCCTCTGTTCCTCCtaattaacctttttttttttttttggttgattAACTAATTGGGCTTCTTTTGTTATGTGCTCAGGGGCTGCTATTTTGAGGATGGAGGAAAAGTGAATACGTCGATGAGTGTGATGGAAGCATTTCAAAGATCTCTACAAACATGGAAGTCATGGGCATTACAGAATTTAGATCGCGAGAGTTACATTTTCTTTCGCAGCTTCTCTCCAGTACATTACAGGTAAGTATTCTCAACTTACAGGAAAAAGGAAGAGAGAGGTTGGGGCACGTGTATCAATTCACAGTTTAAGACCATAGATcgtccttcaaaattttaatgagtGAAATTGCAGGAATGGAACATGGAATACCGGGGGTCGATGTGATGTGGACATGCAACCTGAGACAAACTACACTAATCTAGAGCCTGAGCCTGTTAATAATCAATTGATTTCCGATATGATCAAACAAATGGAGTTGGAATACAGAAATAGCAAAGTTCAGTATTTAAACATCACATATCTGACACAGTTCAGGTTTGATGGACACCCTTCAGTCCACCGCGAGCCAGGCACTCCAGTTCCTGCTCCACAAGACTGCAGCCACTGGTGCTTGCCCGGAGTACCAGATGTATGGAATGAAATTCTATATGCTCATTTACGGTCAATGGGATTCAAAACCAAGTGATATTACCTGGCCAAAAAAGAAGAATGAACAATTTCTTGGTCGCTTGCCTTGCAAGTTCTGTTATATTGTCAGGGCAGTATATAATCTGGGCTGCATCTAACTAGGATAATTCCTTTTCATTCTCGTTTGCATCAGCTTCACTGACTtccatttccttcactttctcaaGCTGCCGCAAGAGCTCCAACCTTTCTGGTCCATAAGTGGAAGGGATCTGCCAAACAGTATAAGATTTGCCTCCCTAGTAAGAGATTTGACATTCACACAATAATTTAAATGGAAGTTATTATTGTCAGAAACCACAGACCAAAGCTGGCACATATCGCTGAATAGCTGCCAACATAGCTGCATGCCCAACAGCAGTAACCTGCAGGAGATAAATTATCCTTTCAATCCACTAGAAGATGTAAATCATAACTATACGATGAAGCACTGAAATATGTTTTTAAGATTTTATGAATGCATAAGTGAAACCATTTGGATGATCTTCATCTAATCCATTTAATTTCCCTTCACAATAGTAAGTTGCATTACAATGGAAGAAGCCCAGTGGCCAAATGCCTGCCTTATAGTGCAGGAGGTTAGTGATAACCTTGGCAACTCCAAAAAGCTAGCTATTGATACGAACTTAGGAGAACCATACCCCAAAAGCTAGCTATTGAGGTTGAGGAGGGATACAAGTTTTCTTGCAATGGGATCGTAACATTCCACCACACTCCGCAGCCCTGGCGCCCACACAGGCTGGCTTTGTGCTAGTTTAATCTAGCCCTAGGCGAACACTTATTCCGGCATCACTACCTGCGCCGCACGATTGCAACTGGGAGTCATAGTGGACGGCTCTGATACCATTGATACAAACTTAGGAGAACCACATCCCAAAAGCTAGCCAGAGGTTGGAGAGCCAACTCCATATATACACCACGTTGAAATCCCATACTTTCAATGTGGAACACAAATTATCTTGCAATGGGATCGTAACATCCCATCCCCTTTAAAAATGTCAATACAAATGGTTTGTGTCTTTTTCCAGCCAGCAGTAGACAAAAAGAACAATGAAAAGTATACccataacaaaaataaataaataaaatgtctATCCtcacaaaaaaagaaagaaagcccAACATAACATGTAAGGAAACATTTAACACTAATGCCAAAACTAAAACCATCCATCAACAAGTTTATTGCTCTCTAATTCACAATGAAATGTTTAATCTGTTTTAATTTTAGTGGAGCAATTTTTTTAGGTTACCAAAATGCACCATAAACATATTTTAAAGTTGACACTATGTCTGTTCATCTGACACAGAAAAAAGTGTCAGACACGTGCCTAACTGTCTGACGTGTTGCAGGGTTGTTAGGCATGTGTTCAACATTTCATAATGCATGCCCTCCTTAGAAGTGTGTCGGTGCTTCATATGTGTGCACACACAGGAAGACAGCAGAGGCATAGATAAGAAAAaaatgagaatttgagaaaattagCATTTTGATATCTACCTGTTAGGTCCCAATCAGAAGCCAAGAGATTTGATAAAGAAATAGGAAGTTTGTATTTTTATTCATGTCCGACTGCTGCAATTTACATGTTCTTAAATAAGAATGAAAAGCAACAACTTTGCCTATTCTCATGGCCCATAATCGCAGCAACTAGATTTATTTGCTTTGATTCTAACTGAAATTGACTAAGCACTCTAACTGAAATTGACTAAGCAATTTACACACTAAGAATAGAATAATTGCAGCAGAAAAATAAACAACAGTATTATTAGTTCAAGAACTTCCTATTCTTCACAATGACTCTTGTTGACCGACGTATTGGCTTATCATTACCTCCCCCATCAGATGGAACCTTGTCCTCAAGGTTCAGATGCGGAAACCGCGTTTGCAAGTCTGCAGAAGCGTTCCCGTGGCATCTTCATGTGGTAAATTCTTCCATCGAACTAGAATTTCCTCCAAGAAGCGACTGCCAGTCTTAGTCCAACGAGCATCCAATATTTCTTCAGGTTTCAAAACAGCATATCCATCATCTGTAAGCTGTGTTAAGTCATGAGAAGTAGGAGCAGCATCGCTGACATGCTTTTTGAGAAGGGAAACATGAAAAACCGGATGGATTTTAGAAGCAGCAGGCAATTGCAATTtataagccaaatttccaattttttcAATGATAGGAAATGGCCCATAAAAGCGATTGGCTAATTTAAAGCTCGTTTGGAGACAATTTCTTGCGATAAGGTTGTAGCTTAAGATAAACCAAATCACCAGAGAGAATGAAACATCTCTGCGCTTCTTATCTGATTGCTTCATCGATGCGTAGCTCGTGAAAGATGGGTTTTCAAGTCTTGTAAAATCGCATCCCTCGCTGCCAATGTCTGATCAACCTCTTGTACTAATGAGTGGCCCAACTCATAACGGGGAATCATCGGAGGATCCCTGCCATACAAGGCGAAAAAGGGAGTCATTCCAATAGAGATGTGAAAAGAGGTATTGTACCAATACTCTGCCCAAGACAAAAATTGCTCCATTTGCGTGGTTGTTGACTTGTAAAACAACACAGGTATTGCTCCAAACAGCGGTTAGTGACCTCAGATTGCCCGtcagtttgagggtgatatgaTGAGCTCATATTCAATTTAGTTTCGGACAGCTTGAAGAACTCCCGCCAAAAATGGCTCATGAAAATAGGATCGCGGTCACTAATAATCGATCTCGGCATGCCATGATATTTCACAATCCCATCCACAAATTTTTCAGCTATCACTTTAGCAGAGTACGGATGTGATAACGCCAAGAAGTGGGCATATTTGCTCAGGCGATCACTGACAACCAGAATTGAATCTTTTCCACCAGAGGAAGGAAGACCATCTATAAAGTCCATTGCAATATCATCCCGGACTTGATGTGGAATCGGCAATGGTTGAAGAAGACTAGCTGGGGGCGAGTTATTTGCCTTATTCTTCAAATGAGACGATTGCAAAGTTGCAATATAATTCGATTTGTGTTCGCATAGAGGGCCAATAGAATTCTTTGGCGATCCTCTTAAAAGTGCGTAAGACACCGTAATGTCCACCGATAGGAGAGTCATGGAATTCTGCAAGAGCTGAATAGGCAAGTCGGTTGGAGGAATTACCACGCGATTTTTGTAAACGACAATCCAGATTTCCAAGAGTATGGCTGCCCCGGTTTTGCAGTTGCCTTTTTATCAAGATCAATCATATACGGATCAGTAGAAGCAAGGGATTTAAGTCCATCCCAAAGAGAGGCATGAGGCATGAAAAGTGCATTGAGACTGGGACTTCGATAAGGCGCTGCTTTTGTTTTCTTTGCCCGGTTTGTatacaatttcataatcataccCCAAAGCTTGAAACCCAATTGCATTGCTCGGGTGATAACCCGCTCCACCATATATTTGAGCCGTTGGTGCATGTGAATAAAAAATTTGTGACCAGTAAGATAAGGGACGCCAAGTACGAATCGCTTGTAATATAGCCATTTCCTTAGCATAAGTGGACGAGTTTGTTTAGAGATCACCAAGGCtctgataatgaatgagattgggCGATCCTTCTGAGTTAATACATCTACAATTCCTGTATTAGAGGCATCGGTTGTGAtttcaaaggtttcatcaaatttGGGCAtggcttgtgttggagtagtcaAAGCTTGCTTCAAGGTCGAAGGATGCATCGGCTTTGCAGGCTCGAAGAAGTTTCCTTTCTTCAATAAGTTCGTCAATGGTTGAGCTAGAACTC
The DNA window shown above is from Hevea brasiliensis isolate MT/VB/25A 57/8 unplaced genomic scaffold, ASM3005281v1 Scaf233, whole genome shotgun sequence and carries:
- the LOC110632438 gene encoding protein trichome birefringence-like 8, which codes for MDHHQSTAQKHHRFSLPIVIKRQLLYAISFLIFLILSVLVFDLLPPFEPHQLSRFGFLSQILLNNKKSSQGSCNYSYGRWVRDESYYKIQSYDETCPFLDPGFRCRQCGRKDVEYLNWRWQPKGCEIPRFNASDLLERSRNGRIVFAGDSIARNQWESFLCMLGQGVHNKSTIYEEHGKPITKHKGFLSMRFSEYNLTVEYYRVPFLVVVGRPTLNSSTEVKMTIKVDRMHWFSRKWVGADILVFSGGHWWNEDKTVKMGCYFEDGGKVNTSMSVMEAFQRSLQTWKSWALQNLDRESYIFFRSFSPVHYRNGTWNTGGRCDVDMQPETNYTNLEPEPVNNQLISDMIKQMELEYRNSKVQYLNITYLTQFRFDGHPSVHREPGTPVPAPQDCSHWCLPGVPDVWNEILYAHLRSMGFKTK